In Chryseobacterium lactis, a single genomic region encodes these proteins:
- a CDS encoding T9SS type A sorting domain-containing protein, whose product MKTNLLTDYRMTQVIVYIFFLLSGTLSFAQNKIYSSSQINQITGICLGCNIFNQQNAVGSNESDYSTLKFGIGALAKIEQTLIFQESTTKKLAIGIGTDNTPLSIGLLNGATVETMKGDISNNDAKIINSSILTLDAQVNNRATIELTPTAQYDRVKITLNGGLLNVSGGLRIYYAYYEDRCMPALYPIHHYSFNGNTLDIPSGGLDLTRISSHEESFSGNMICDQGLTYSSADSTYVLKGNNYLNVPSPREPRTVSFWARIEKAGSIDLTIYGEKIKITQDSIIIKPVNENNLHSNKAYFGKMFRSNPAIAGSFNFYVINFNNDPTPPYAVSSTLYAPNNQTNPPYYPVDVRLTVNTQGLTGPFMLFHSNNFSSTYPLTIQTTHWAPYYIQGANLNNEFIISYKSSQIDEFLIYNRKLYPEELFNAYSHSPANSFTTSKVSSSHENEFFRVSPNPTTGQITLNGNILFIDSNIFITNTSGKEVYHSKFTSKTFELPSAIPTGVYILNVQTKDRKIYSSKIILTR is encoded by the coding sequence ATGAAAACAAACTTACTAACTGATTACCGTATGACACAAGTTATAGTGTATATCTTTTTCCTTCTATCAGGTACATTATCCTTCGCACAAAATAAGATTTATTCCAGCAGCCAGATCAATCAAATTACTGGAATATGTTTAGGTTGCAATATATTTAATCAACAAAATGCTGTAGGGAGTAACGAAAGTGATTATTCTACCTTAAAATTTGGCATTGGAGCTTTGGCCAAAATAGAACAAACTCTTATTTTCCAGGAATCTACCACTAAAAAGCTAGCCATCGGTATTGGTACGGATAATACTCCTCTATCAATCGGATTATTGAATGGTGCTACGGTGGAAACAATGAAAGGTGATATTTCCAATAATGATGCTAAAATAATAAACAGCAGCATTCTTACGCTTGACGCACAAGTCAATAACAGAGCAACCATTGAGCTTACTCCCACAGCACAATACGATCGGGTTAAAATAACACTGAACGGGGGACTTCTTAATGTAAGCGGGGGACTAAGAATTTATTATGCTTACTACGAGGACAGATGTATGCCTGCCCTTTATCCAATTCATCATTATTCATTTAACGGTAATACTTTAGACATCCCAAGTGGAGGCCTCGACTTAACTCGCATTAGTTCTCACGAAGAATCTTTTTCAGGGAATATGATATGCGATCAGGGTCTTACCTATTCTTCGGCAGATTCAACTTATGTACTCAAAGGTAATAATTATCTGAATGTTCCTTCTCCCAGAGAACCAAGAACTGTTTCGTTCTGGGCACGAATTGAAAAGGCGGGCTCTATTGATCTGACTATCTATGGAGAAAAAATAAAGATTACACAAGATAGCATCATTATAAAACCTGTTAATGAAAATAACCTTCATAGCAACAAGGCATACTTCGGAAAAATGTTCAGGAGCAATCCTGCCATTGCTGGATCCTTCAACTTCTACGTCATCAACTTCAACAATGATCCTACACCCCCGTATGCGGTTTCAAGCACTCTTTACGCTCCTAACAACCAAACCAACCCGCCCTATTATCCTGTAGATGTACGCTTGACCGTTAATACTCAAGGGCTAACCGGGCCATTCATGCTATTTCATAGTAATAATTTTTCAAGCACGTATCCTTTAACAATTCAAACTACTCATTGGGCTCCATATTATATACAAGGAGCAAATCTCAATAATGAATTTATTATTTCTTATAAATCATCACAAATCGACGAATTTCTGATTTATAACCGGAAACTTTATCCGGAAGAACTCTTCAATGCTTACTCACATTCTCCAGCAAATAGCTTTACAACTTCGAAGGTTTCATCTTCCCATGAAAATGAATTCTTTAGAGTTTCACCAAATCCGACAACAGGGCAGATCACCTTGAATGGAAACATCTTATTCATAGATTCCAATATCTTCATCACCAATACTTCAGGGAAAGAAGTTTATCACTCGAAGTTTACGTCAAAAACATTTGAATTACCTTCAGCGATTCCCACCGGAGTATATATACTTAACGTACAGACAAAGGATAGAAAAATTTATTCCAGTAAGATTATCCTGACTAGATAG
- a CDS encoding T9SS type A sorting domain-containing protein codes for MKTHLLLGQRAMKAAIMASFLFLTSATSFAQITKIYASSQTNQVVGICLGCGVLNPQNAVGSNESDYSTLQVSVGLLARTEQTLIFPATNIAMGTNKFVLGFGTDQVMLSAQLISGISIETFNGDVSNNDYQNLNNDAIKLGGTDPSKGELELTMNKPFDRIKVNLNGGLLSVNGALRLYYAYQYKDPYINFMAHNQDGQITLDKKLPLEGSEVSLTNTSGKEVYRSKLTSNTFETKQPQGVYIMTIKTKEGKMYSNKLIIK; via the coding sequence ATGAAAACTCATTTATTACTTGGCCAGCGCGCTATGAAAGCGGCTATTATGGCTTCATTCCTGTTTTTAACAAGTGCAACGTCTTTTGCACAGATTACTAAAATCTATGCAAGCAGTCAAACCAACCAGGTGGTAGGTATTTGCCTGGGATGTGGTGTATTAAACCCACAGAATGCAGTGGGAAGTAACGAAAGCGATTATTCTACATTACAGGTTTCTGTAGGATTATTAGCAAGAACTGAACAAACTTTGATCTTCCCTGCGACTAATATAGCTATGGGTACCAATAAGTTTGTACTTGGTTTTGGAACAGATCAGGTGATGCTTTCGGCACAATTGATCAGTGGTATTTCCATCGAAACATTCAATGGAGATGTATCTAACAACGATTATCAAAATCTAAACAATGATGCTATCAAATTGGGAGGTACAGATCCAAGCAAAGGAGAACTTGAGCTTACAATGAACAAACCGTTTGATCGTATTAAGGTAAATCTTAACGGAGGATTGTTAAGTGTTAATGGTGCTTTACGATTGTATTATGCTTACCAATACAAAGATCCATACATCAACTTTATGGCTCATAATCAGGACGGACAAATTACTTTGGACAAAAAACTTCCGCTGGAAGGTAGTGAAGTAAGCCTAACTAATACTTCAGGAAAAGAGGTTTATCGTTCTAAATTAACGTCTAATACATTTGAGACTAAGCAGCCACAAGGTGTTTATATCATGACTATCAAGACAAAAGAAGGAAAAATGTATTCTAATAAACTTATTATTAAATAA
- a CDS encoding T9SS type A sorting domain-containing protein, which translates to MKINLLLRKQFSFKAVFTALFLFATNALFLAQNRIYAHAQNSGVFGVACLGCRVDNPQNAIGDNEDDYSTMVLGTALLGGIQQTLTFPDLRSDTRLVVGIGTDNIALSVQLLSGVTLETMNGGQSNNDRRTIDVSLLKLGATPNRGTVEFKPEKPYDGIRVGLTGGVLSLGGGFRIYYAYQDPLINIMAHSQNGQITLGGNVPVQGSEVTLVNTSGKEVYRSTLRSNTFDPQQSGGVYIMTLQTKEGKAYSRKIMIK; encoded by the coding sequence ATGAAAATTAATTTACTTTTGAGAAAACAGTTCTCATTTAAAGCTGTTTTCACAGCATTGTTTTTATTCGCTACCAATGCTTTATTTCTTGCCCAGAACAGAATCTATGCTCACGCTCAAAACTCAGGAGTTTTTGGAGTAGCTTGTTTAGGCTGCCGTGTAGACAACCCTCAAAATGCCATTGGAGATAATGAGGACGATTATTCTACAATGGTATTAGGAACCGCATTATTAGGAGGAATTCAACAAACTTTAACTTTCCCTGATCTAAGATCCGACACAAGACTTGTTGTGGGTATCGGAACAGACAACATTGCCTTATCTGTACAATTATTAAGCGGTGTAACATTGGAAACCATGAACGGAGGCCAATCCAATAACGACAGAAGAACGATAGATGTAAGTCTTCTTAAACTTGGAGCAACTCCTAACAGAGGTACCGTAGAATTTAAACCTGAAAAACCTTATGACGGAATAAGAGTCGGCTTAACAGGTGGTGTACTTAGCCTTGGTGGCGGATTCAGGATTTATTATGCTTATCAGGATCCGTTAATCAATATTATGGCACATAGCCAAAACGGACAAATTACTCTTGGCGGTAATGTTCCTGTACAAGGTTCTGAGGTTACCTTAGTGAATACATCAGGAAAAGAAGTATATCGTTCGACCCTGAGATCAAACACATTTGATCCCCAACAGTCCGGAGGGGTGTACATTATGACACTTCAGACAAAAGAAGGCAAAGCATATTCACGCAAAATCATGATTAAATAA